In a single window of the Methanofollis ethanolicus genome:
- the frhB gene encoding coenzyme F420 hydrogenase subunit beta, with translation MVLGNYKTCVAARSTDKEILKGAQDGGIVTQLFAYALEEGIIDGAIVAGPSDEPWKPEPMVATTRAELLAARGTKYNLSPNISLLKEATRSYGLDRIGIVGTPCQMQAVRKAQLYPIGMRDVPDKIALAIGIFCMENFPYQSIEAIVEDHCNQKLESVTKMDIGKGKFWAYTERGAVSQIPLKVTHKYEQPGCHVCLDYVSNLADVSTGSVGTPDGWSTVFVRTKNGENAWNKAITAGCFETQDIAGVKPGLDLVTKLATDKITKNQKTLEARASFGVGKGLRNPYL, from the coding sequence ATGGTACTCGGTAACTACAAGACCTGTGTCGCTGCACGCAGCACCGACAAGGAAATTCTGAAGGGAGCCCAGGACGGCGGTATCGTCACCCAGCTCTTTGCGTATGCGCTCGAAGAGGGTATCATCGACGGTGCCATCGTAGCGGGACCGTCCGACGAGCCCTGGAAGCCCGAACCGATGGTTGCAACCACGAGGGCGGAGCTTCTCGCGGCCCGCGGCACGAAGTACAACCTTTCCCCGAACATCTCCCTCCTCAAGGAGGCGACCCGGAGCTACGGCCTTGACAGGATCGGCATCGTCGGCACCCCGTGCCAGATGCAGGCTGTCAGGAAGGCCCAGCTCTATCCGATCGGGATGCGCGACGTCCCCGACAAGATCGCCCTCGCCATCGGGATCTTCTGCATGGAGAACTTCCCGTACCAGTCGATCGAGGCGATCGTCGAGGACCACTGCAACCAGAAGCTTGAGTCCGTCACCAAGATGGACATCGGCAAGGGCAAGTTCTGGGCCTACACCGAGCGCGGTGCGGTCTCCCAGATCCCGCTGAAGGTCACTCACAAGTACGAGCAGCCCGGCTGCCACGTCTGCCTGGACTATGTCTCCAACCTCGCCGATGTCTCGACCGGATCGGTCGGCACCCCTGACGGCTGGAGCACGGTCTTTGTCAGGACAAAGAATGGAGAAAACGCCTGGAACAAGGCCATCACCGCCGGTTGCTTCGAGACCCAGGACATCGCCGGTGTCAAGCCCGGCCTTGACCTCGTGACCAAGCTCGCCACCGACAAGATCACGAAGAACCAGAAGACGCTCGAAGCCCGTGCGTCCTTTGGCGTCGGCAA